The proteins below come from a single Streptomyces sp. B3I8 genomic window:
- a CDS encoding CocE/NonD family hydrolase, whose amino-acid sequence MPENENENDSFEMLYRLPIPPEEGKYPGLAPSRRVEHGLIVERDVAVPMRDGVVLRVDVFRPEGQSDLPVLFTYSPYGKHARKGFHMLYPQAGQEDHGFVDPGTTDVSVSHYTVWEGPDPLYWCRQGFAVVNADSRGSWGSEGSLTFHSPQEAADGYDIIEWAAGRPWSNGRVGMTGVSYLAWSQWNVAATRPPHLFAINPWEGYSDPYRDIAMQGGIRETRFRGWWIESTAYSRNRVEDVVELCRQHPHFDAYWKARTPDLSKIEVPLYAVVDWGDHGIHTRGTIEGFKQAGSREKWLEVHGRMKWPYYYRPESLARQLEFFTTFLKEAPGATLSWPRVNIEVRESHFVGEVRAENTWPLEGTVSTPLFLDAAAGALVKDLPAASSLSYDSEDPRDFVEFSVVFDEDTEVTGAMSLRLWVESETEEADLFVAVEKFDRDGVRVPFPFQSMFHDGPVALGWLRASHRDLDAERSTPQQPWHTHARSVPLEPGRPTLVDIEIWPSSTLFRAGERLAVRVKGSDYYTYPGVPAVIHHQEPHNTGRHTVHTGGDHPSRLLLPVIDRPAG is encoded by the coding sequence ATGCCCGAGAACGAGAACGAGAACGACAGCTTCGAAATGCTCTACCGACTGCCGATCCCACCGGAAGAGGGAAAGTACCCCGGCCTGGCTCCTTCCCGTCGCGTCGAGCACGGTCTGATCGTCGAACGCGATGTGGCCGTCCCGATGCGGGACGGCGTCGTGCTCCGCGTGGACGTCTTCCGCCCGGAGGGGCAGTCGGACCTGCCGGTGCTGTTCACCTACAGCCCGTACGGAAAACACGCCCGCAAGGGGTTCCACATGCTGTACCCGCAGGCCGGGCAGGAGGACCACGGGTTCGTCGACCCGGGGACGACGGATGTCTCGGTGTCGCACTACACCGTGTGGGAGGGCCCCGACCCGCTGTACTGGTGCCGTCAGGGCTTCGCGGTCGTCAACGCGGATTCCCGAGGATCGTGGGGATCGGAGGGGTCCTTGACGTTCCATTCCCCGCAGGAGGCCGCCGACGGCTACGACATCATCGAGTGGGCGGCCGGCCGGCCGTGGAGCAACGGACGGGTCGGCATGACCGGTGTGTCCTACCTGGCGTGGAGTCAGTGGAACGTGGCGGCGACCCGGCCGCCGCACCTGTTCGCCATCAACCCGTGGGAGGGCTACTCCGACCCCTACCGCGACATCGCCATGCAGGGCGGGATCCGCGAGACCCGTTTCCGCGGGTGGTGGATCGAGTCCACGGCCTACTCCCGCAACCGGGTGGAGGACGTCGTCGAACTGTGCAGGCAGCACCCGCACTTCGACGCGTACTGGAAGGCGAGAACGCCCGACCTGTCGAAGATCGAGGTGCCGCTGTACGCAGTCGTGGACTGGGGCGACCACGGCATCCACACCCGGGGCACGATCGAGGGTTTCAAGCAGGCCGGCTCCCGTGAGAAGTGGCTCGAGGTGCACGGCCGCATGAAGTGGCCCTACTACTACCGTCCCGAGAGCCTGGCCCGGCAACTGGAGTTCTTCACGACGTTCCTGAAGGAGGCACCCGGCGCCACGTTGTCCTGGCCGCGGGTGAACATCGAGGTGCGCGAGTCGCACTTCGTGGGCGAGGTACGAGCCGAGAACACCTGGCCGCTCGAGGGCACCGTCTCGACGCCGCTGTTCCTCGACGCCGCGGCCGGCGCGCTCGTGAAGGACCTCCCGGCGGCGTCCAGCCTCAGCTACGACTCCGAGGACCCGCGGGATTTCGTCGAGTTCTCGGTCGTCTTCGACGAGGACACCGAAGTCACGGGCGCCATGTCCCTGCGGCTGTGGGTGGAGAGCGAGACGGAGGAGGCCGATCTCTTCGTGGCCGTGGAGAAGTTCGACCGTGACGGCGTGCGGGTGCCGTTCCCGTTCCAGTCCATGTTCCACGACGGGCCGGTCGCTCTCGGGTGGCTTCGTGCCAGCCACCGCGACCTCGATGCCGAGCGTTCGACCCCGCAGCAGCCGTGGCACACCCACGCCCGGTCCGTGCCGCTCGAGCCCGGCCGTCCCACCCTCGTCGACATCGAGATCTGGCCGTCCTCGACCCTGTTCCGGGCCGGGGAGCGCCTGGCGGTGCGGGTGAAGGGCAGCGACTATTACACGTATCCCGGAGTTCCGGCGGTCATCCACCACCAGGAACCGCACAACACCGGCCGGCACACCGTCCACACCGGCGGGGACCACCCCTCCCGGCTCCTCCTGCCCGTGATCGACCGCCCGGCCGGCTGA
- a CDS encoding dihydrofolate reductase family protein — protein MRKVTCSMSVSLDGYIVGPDGRFDWSVPDEEVFRLAMDEVRGLDVHLLGRRLYETMVFWEDADRKPELDDLEREFAVIWNALPKVVFSTTLTEVRGNTRLASGGPVQEIERLRAEPGEGHIGIGGATLAAEAAAHGLIDEYRIRVYPVLVGGGTPFFPRDERREDLVLAETSTFDSGVVYLRYQVRR, from the coding sequence ATGCGCAAGGTGACCTGTTCCATGAGCGTCTCGCTCGACGGCTACATCGTCGGGCCCGACGGCCGCTTCGACTGGTCGGTGCCCGACGAGGAGGTCTTCCGCCTCGCCATGGACGAGGTGCGCGGACTCGACGTCCACCTGCTGGGGCGGCGGCTGTACGAGACGATGGTGTTCTGGGAGGACGCCGACCGGAAACCCGAACTCGACGACCTCGAGCGTGAGTTCGCCGTGATCTGGAACGCGCTCCCCAAGGTGGTGTTCTCCACCACGCTGACGGAGGTCCGGGGCAACACCCGCCTGGCCTCCGGCGGCCCGGTGCAGGAGATCGAACGGCTGCGGGCCGAACCCGGGGAAGGCCACATCGGGATCGGCGGTGCGACGCTCGCCGCCGAGGCGGCGGCGCACGGTCTGATCGACGAGTACCGGATCAGGGTCTACCCGGTACTCGTCGGCGGCGGCACGCCGTTCTTCCCCCGCGACGAACGCCGGGAAGACCTCGTCCTCGCCGAGACCAGCACTTTCGACTCGGGGGTCGTCTACCTCCGCTACCAGGTGCGGCGTTAG